From the genome of Spirosomataceae bacterium TFI 002, one region includes:
- a CDS encoding LytTr DNA-binding domain-containing protein, protein MIQDRRVIHIGARTEVIAQDIILMQAEINYTLLTLTSGPQIVVAYHLGKLQERLLDHQTFIRPNRNTIINLNFVTNYDEECISINDRKIQISRRRKETISLNIENFNKTKAQYLKFEKNKVN, encoded by the coding sequence ATGATCCAAGACAGAAGAGTGATTCATATTGGTGCAAGAACAGAAGTTATTGCCCAGGATATAATACTTATGCAAGCAGAAATCAACTACACTCTTTTAACATTAACAAGTGGTCCACAAATCGTAGTTGCATATCATTTAGGAAAGCTACAAGAGCGACTATTGGATCATCAGACTTTCATAAGACCAAATAGAAATACCATAATAAACTTGAACTTCGTCACTAACTACGATGAAGAATGTATCAGTATTAATGATAGAAAAATTCAAATAAGCAGAAGAAGAAAAGAAACTATCTCACTAAATATTGAAAACTTCAACAAGACAAAAGCCCAATACCTAAAATTTGAAAAGAACAAAGTGAATTAA
- a CDS encoding Histidine kinase produces the protein MKLKKSALYLLFSLLAIISACNNKTDSVKVDAVSSEPARSEMDSLITWFTSDENFNKDFYLKRFYSEFNLLLKKEDLANAEELIYEVGRSFTVNRKSDSTFIKTNLDFLEQYEDSICDGHKSGIMVNLGILYYYLEDFKSSNYYHYKTIESQSKDHFTIENKSLAYNELSYGYLDEGKYDKSLEMAFKALESYDSILDTLGVGNAYHAIGCIYSKLGDVANAEINHQKSVSILTSIDSYESVFLNYLSLLDLYAQNEDDKLDSLIDLAFELQQDKGLDLDYYEIYAKGWKALSLLKHGDYDKAHELIYSVKPKFDKLDETFFHETYIEAATLLDKLTGSNTISPKVYQDAIPKYIKNNDLPGLSTCYFALKNQALDKKDYKNAFLYGEKLQEVEDSLSNMKLILKTKELDKQYKIVAKDQEIIKQKNQINQKNIYMGLLIAGLTSMVVGFLVYYSLQKRNSLKKVELSNQLFTKQLIENTEAERKRIAADLHDSVSHDLLNLKNLMNQDLNDSKTKIDAIINNVRGISRNLHPAMFDKVGLLASIEQLVEQFQNTNDFFISTDINYTGSLKTDDELHIYRIIQEAITNIIKHSRAHAAKIRMAKNGNGYILEIVDNGTGFNVQEVLSEGRSFGLNNIIERAKAIGGKAIMKSSNEGTKITILI, from the coding sequence ATGAAACTAAAAAAATCAGCTCTTTATTTGTTATTTAGTTTGCTTGCTATAATCTCAGCTTGCAATAACAAAACAGATTCCGTTAAGGTAGATGCAGTGTCTTCCGAACCAGCTCGTTCCGAAATGGATAGTCTGATAACTTGGTTTACTAGTGATGAGAATTTTAATAAAGATTTTTATCTTAAGAGGTTTTACAGCGAATTCAACTTATTGCTTAAAAAGGAGGATTTAGCCAATGCAGAAGAGCTTATATATGAAGTAGGTAGGTCGTTTACGGTTAATCGTAAATCTGATAGTACTTTTATAAAAACTAATCTGGATTTTTTGGAGCAATATGAAGATTCAATTTGCGACGGCCATAAATCGGGGATTATGGTCAATTTGGGCATATTGTATTATTATTTGGAGGATTTTAAATCTTCGAATTATTATCATTATAAAACTATTGAGAGCCAATCAAAAGATCATTTTACAATTGAGAATAAAAGTTTGGCGTATAATGAACTTAGCTATGGTTACCTGGACGAGGGGAAATACGACAAAAGCCTAGAAATGGCGTTTAAAGCCTTGGAAAGCTATGATAGTATACTTGATACTTTGGGAGTTGGAAATGCTTACCATGCAATAGGATGTATTTATTCCAAATTGGGAGATGTTGCTAATGCAGAAATTAATCACCAAAAATCTGTTTCTATTTTAACTTCTATCGATAGCTATGAATCTGTTTTTCTTAACTACCTCAGCTTGTTAGACTTGTATGCCCAAAACGAAGACGACAAATTAGATTCCCTTATCGATTTGGCTTTTGAATTACAACAAGACAAAGGTCTCGATTTAGATTATTATGAGATTTATGCCAAAGGTTGGAAAGCTCTAAGTTTGTTGAAACATGGCGATTACGACAAAGCACATGAATTAATTTATAGTGTAAAGCCTAAATTCGACAAACTGGATGAAACTTTTTTTCACGAAACGTATATTGAAGCAGCCACCTTGCTTGATAAATTAACAGGAAGTAATACGATTTCACCTAAAGTATATCAAGATGCAATTCCAAAGTATATAAAGAATAATGATCTTCCAGGCTTATCAACCTGCTATTTCGCATTAAAAAACCAAGCCCTCGACAAAAAGGACTATAAAAATGCTTTTCTCTACGGAGAGAAGTTACAAGAAGTGGAAGACAGCTTGTCCAACATGAAGCTGATTCTCAAGACAAAAGAACTGGACAAACAGTATAAAATAGTGGCAAAAGACCAAGAAATTATCAAACAAAAGAATCAAATAAATCAAAAAAACATTTATATGGGTCTTCTCATCGCCGGCTTAACGTCAATGGTGGTTGGCTTTCTAGTTTATTATTCGTTACAAAAAAGAAATTCTCTAAAAAAAGTAGAGCTGAGTAATCAGCTATTCACAAAGCAACTAATTGAAAATACGGAAGCAGAAAGGAAACGTATTGCTGCCGACCTACATGATAGCGTAAGTCATGACCTCCTTAATTTGAAGAATTTGATGAATCAAGATTTGAATGATTCAAAAACGAAAATTGATGCCATCATTAACAATGTTAGGGGAATTAGTAGAAACCTGCATCCTGCCATGTTTGACAAAGTGGGCTTACTTGCGAGCATAGAGCAGTTGGTAGAACAATTCCAAAACACGAATGATTTTTTTATTTCAACTGATATAAACTATACGGGCTCACTAAAAACGGATGATGAATTACATATTTATAGGATAATTCAAGAAGCAATTACTAATATCATAAAACACTCTAGAGCTCATGCAGCTAAAATCCGAATGGCTAAAAATGGCAACGGTTATATACTAGAGATTGTAGATAATGGAACTGGTTTTAATGTACAGGAAGTATTAAGCGAGGGTAGAAGTTTTGGGCTCAATAATATAATTGAAAGAGCAAAAGCTATAGGAGGAAAAGCAATCATGAAATCTTCCAATGAAGGAACAAAAATTACAATTTTAATTTAA
- a CDS encoding DNA-binding response regulator, NarL/FixJ family, contains REC and HTH domains — MTLLLADDHPLTLSGTKAFLESLGYEIEDSCSNGITAFSTIQIRKPDIAILDITMPGMDGLEILEKMNLKKSKTKVIFLTMLNELSVFRKAVSLGAYGYVLKENANEELDFCIKEVMKGNKYSSKNLNKNIYLDSSQENGGDLVKLTFSEKKILELIGQQKTSNQIAKMLFISEKTVEGHRSKIIQKLEIPKEKNALLIWAVKFYTKN; from the coding sequence ATGACATTATTATTAGCCGATGATCATCCTTTGACTCTTAGTGGTACAAAGGCCTTTTTAGAAAGTTTGGGTTATGAAATTGAAGATTCGTGTAGTAATGGTATAACGGCATTTAGTACAATTCAAATTAGAAAGCCAGACATTGCGATCTTAGATATAACTATGCCGGGGATGGACGGTTTGGAAATTCTTGAGAAAATGAATCTCAAAAAATCCAAGACCAAGGTTATTTTTCTAACCATGCTTAACGAACTATCGGTATTTCGAAAAGCTGTTTCATTAGGTGCGTATGGCTATGTATTGAAAGAGAATGCAAATGAAGAATTGGACTTTTGTATCAAAGAAGTGATGAAAGGGAACAAGTATTCGAGCAAAAATTTAAATAAAAATATTTACCTAGATAGTTCTCAGGAAAATGGAGGCGATCTTGTAAAATTAACATTTTCAGAAAAGAAAATACTTGAGCTCATTGGCCAGCAAAAAACATCAAACCAAATAGCCAAAATGCTATTTATTTCAGAGAAAACTGTGGAAGGTCACAGGTCTAAGATTATTCAAAAACTCGAGATCCCAAAAGAAAAAAATGCTCTTCTAATTTGGGCAGTGAAGTTTTATACTAAAAATTAA
- a CDS encoding multiple antibiotic resistance protein (manually curated) — protein sequence MNFNFKEIFSVSLIMFSIIDILGSIPVILKIKKKIGYINAESVTITSLILMIVYLFVGAEILNLFGVDIKSFAVAGGIILLLMGFEMILGHEIFKANPDPNAKPSAIVPLVFPVIAGSGSMTTILSLKAAYNVENIIIGIVINMIFVYIVLKSIKWIDRKMSPGTIEVLQKVFGLILIAIAIKLIKSNLGFDI from the coding sequence TTGAACTTTAATTTCAAAGAGATATTCTCTGTTTCGCTTATCATGTTTTCCATTATTGATATACTTGGAAGCATACCTGTGATTTTAAAAATCAAGAAGAAAATTGGTTATATCAACGCCGAAAGTGTCACAATAACTTCTTTGATTTTAATGATCGTTTACCTTTTTGTAGGTGCCGAAATCTTAAACCTATTTGGGGTAGATATCAAATCATTTGCTGTGGCAGGGGGAATTATTCTTTTGCTAATGGGTTTTGAAATGATCCTTGGTCATGAGATATTTAAGGCCAACCCAGATCCCAATGCGAAACCATCTGCCATTGTTCCTCTTGTATTCCCCGTAATAGCTGGATCAGGTTCCATGACAACCATACTTTCCTTAAAAGCAGCCTATAACGTTGAGAACATTATTATTGGAATAGTAATAAATATGATCTTCGTCTATATCGTTCTTAAAAGTATCAAATGGATCGATAGAAAAATGAGCCCGGGAACCATTGAAGTTCTTCAAAAGGTATTTGGTCTTATCCTTATCGCAATAGCTATAAAGTTGATAAAGAGCAATTTGGGTTTTGACATTTAA
- a CDS encoding phosphoserine aminotransferase apoenzyme gives MLNFYPGPSKIYPQVKQWTAEAFESGILEQNHRSDSFMNLLKNTIENFKTAQAIPANYSVYFTSSATECWEIVNQSLLHGKVQFAYNGAFGKKWFKYAVTNHTPFLEEIRGSRFEINETLVKVDIDESNDCLCFIHNETSNGSSVKTNHLDGISPDTYRFIDATSSLGGLLLPWDQGDVWLCSTQKCLGLPSGMGIMVVSDRILSKATELGEKNHYNSFLTIATNFEKYQTHYTPNILLIYLLNEVAKNFEDISKIDKRVKSNSKHLYDFIDQHNLLNPLISAEECRSETVLSIAASENIIRRIHEKAQKNEIILGRGYGEWKENSFRIANFPAHNPDDFHQLKAFLGTI, from the coding sequence ATGCTCAATTTCTATCCAGGTCCTTCTAAAATCTATCCGCAGGTAAAACAGTGGACTGCGGAAGCATTTGAAAGCGGAATTCTTGAGCAAAATCATAGAAGCGATAGCTTCATGAATCTTCTCAAAAACACAATTGAGAATTTCAAAACAGCACAAGCTATTCCGGCAAACTATTCAGTGTACTTTACTTCTTCAGCAACTGAATGTTGGGAGATTGTGAATCAATCTTTACTCCATGGTAAAGTGCAATTTGCTTACAATGGGGCTTTTGGCAAAAAATGGTTTAAGTACGCCGTAACTAATCATACTCCTTTTCTTGAAGAAATAAGAGGCTCACGATTCGAAATCAACGAAACTTTAGTCAAGGTAGATATTGATGAGTCCAATGATTGCCTTTGTTTTATTCACAATGAAACATCCAATGGTTCAAGTGTCAAAACGAATCATCTCGATGGCATAAGCCCTGACACATACCGCTTTATAGACGCCACTTCCTCACTTGGAGGCTTATTACTTCCTTGGGACCAAGGTGATGTATGGCTTTGTTCTACTCAAAAATGCCTAGGTCTACCATCTGGAATGGGTATAATGGTGGTGTCTGACAGAATACTCAGTAAGGCGACCGAACTAGGTGAGAAAAATCACTATAATAGCTTTCTTACCATAGCAACAAACTTCGAAAAATACCAAACTCATTATACTCCAAATATACTTTTGATCTACCTTTTGAACGAGGTAGCAAAGAATTTTGAAGATATTTCAAAAATTGATAAAAGGGTTAAAAGCAATTCAAAACATCTCTATGATTTTATAGATCAGCATAATCTATTAAATCCACTCATTTCGGCAGAAGAATGTAGATCAGAGACTGTGTTGTCTATCGCTGCTTCGGAAAATATTATTCGGCGAATTCATGAAAAAGCTCAAAAAAACGAAATAATTTTGGGGCGTGGTTATGGAGAGTGGAAAGAAAACTCATTTAGAATTGCCAATTTCCCAGCCCATAATCCCGACGATTTTCATCAACTTAAAGCCTTTTTAGGCACCATCTGA
- a CDS encoding Phosphotransferase enzyme family protein — MKAQDKIPTGKVARASKFAKASIKVGGNYVKHFGKKLFDSSLTKEQLHADNAKDVYEALSELKGSALKMAQMMSMDKSLLPKAYSNKFSMSQYSAPPLSAPLVMKTFKSTFGKSPSELFDTFNFEASNAASIGQVHSASKNGKKLAVKVQYPGVADSISSDLKMARPLAVSLLNLNDAEIDRYFKEVEGKLLEEADYELELRRSIELTQASAHIPNLYFPSYYPELSSNRIITMDWIEGKHLKEFLQTNPSQEARDQVGQALWDFYHFQIHELRAVHADPHPGNFLFDDKGKLGIIDFGCIKEIPEHFYENYFALINPNIWKNEAKMQDIFRELEFILEEDSPELQLFFSDLFKKMVEILGRPFATEHFDFGEDGYVEEVYSFFEYVSKVDELKNANAARGSQHGLYINRTYFGLYTILNDLKARIKTSLPEEALA, encoded by the coding sequence ATGAAAGCCCAAGATAAAATACCAACCGGAAAGGTTGCAAGAGCCTCCAAGTTCGCCAAAGCAAGTATAAAAGTTGGCGGAAACTACGTGAAGCACTTTGGAAAAAAACTTTTTGATTCGTCATTGACCAAAGAACAATTACATGCCGATAACGCCAAGGATGTGTATGAAGCACTCAGTGAATTAAAAGGCAGTGCTCTTAAAATGGCACAGATGATGAGCATGGATAAAAGCTTGTTACCAAAAGCATATTCCAACAAGTTTTCAATGTCACAGTACTCAGCACCACCACTCAGTGCTCCATTAGTCATGAAAACATTCAAGTCTACATTTGGTAAATCGCCATCGGAGTTATTTGATACCTTCAATTTTGAAGCAAGTAATGCTGCTAGCATAGGCCAAGTGCATTCTGCTAGTAAAAATGGCAAAAAGTTAGCCGTAAAAGTGCAATATCCTGGGGTGGCAGATAGCATAAGTTCCGATTTAAAAATGGCTCGTCCATTGGCTGTTTCTTTACTTAATCTTAATGATGCAGAGATTGACCGCTACTTTAAGGAAGTAGAAGGGAAACTATTGGAAGAAGCAGATTACGAATTGGAGTTAAGACGCTCAATAGAACTCACACAAGCATCGGCACATATTCCAAATTTATATTTCCCTTCCTACTATCCAGAGTTATCCTCCAACAGGATTATTACCATGGACTGGATTGAAGGAAAGCATTTGAAAGAGTTTTTGCAGACCAATCCAAGCCAAGAAGCAAGAGACCAAGTAGGTCAAGCTTTATGGGATTTCTATCATTTCCAAATTCACGAGTTACGAGCAGTACATGCCGACCCTCATCCAGGAAACTTCCTTTTCGATGATAAAGGGAAGTTGGGAATTATCGATTTTGGCTGCATCAAAGAGATTCCTGAGCACTTCTATGAAAACTATTTTGCCCTTATCAATCCTAACATTTGGAAAAACGAGGCCAAAATGCAGGATATTTTCCGCGAACTAGAATTTATCCTTGAAGAAGACAGCCCAGAACTGCAGCTTTTCTTTTCTGACCTTTTCAAAAAAATGGTAGAAATACTCGGAAGGCCCTTCGCAACAGAGCATTTTGATTTTGGTGAAGATGGATATGTGGAAGAAGTATATAGCTTTTTCGAATACGTGAGCAAGGTAGATGAGTTAAAGAATGCAAATGCAGCTCGTGGTTCGCAACATGGCTTGTATATCAACCGAACATATTTTGGGCTTTATACCATCTTAAATGATCTAAAAGCAAGGATCAAAACAAGCTTGCCTGAAGAAGCTTTGGCATAG
- a CDS encoding DNA-binding transcriptional regulator, AcrR family encodes MAVTESKIRKAYMTHIMEHGNEPASIYAFAKSLKMAEKEFYDHFNSFEQIEKAIWKAYFVETLEQIQKEEVYSGYSIREKLLAFHYTLIEALKEDRSFLLKSYQKMAKPIASKTPKILDGAKSAFLAYAGELMMEGRETREVENRPVPQIMQRYPDMIWMATKSVIDFWMTDESKSFEKSDTMIEKVVNTMMDWIGKSPLDSLFDLGKFMYQNGKGLAMK; translated from the coding sequence ATGGCAGTAACCGAATCAAAAATCAGAAAGGCATATATGACTCATATCATGGAGCATGGTAATGAACCTGCTTCTATTTATGCTTTCGCCAAGAGCCTCAAAATGGCCGAAAAGGAATTTTATGATCATTTCAACTCTTTTGAGCAGATAGAGAAAGCAATATGGAAAGCATATTTTGTTGAAACTTTGGAACAAATTCAAAAGGAAGAAGTCTATTCAGGGTATTCAATAAGAGAAAAATTACTCGCATTTCACTACACACTTATTGAGGCATTAAAAGAAGACAGAAGCTTTTTACTTAAGAGTTATCAAAAAATGGCTAAGCCCATTGCTTCTAAAACTCCAAAAATATTAGATGGTGCCAAAAGTGCTTTTCTTGCCTATGCAGGAGAATTAATGATGGAAGGCAGAGAAACGCGTGAAGTAGAAAATAGACCTGTTCCTCAAATTATGCAACGCTACCCTGATATGATATGGATGGCTACTAAAAGCGTGATTGATTTTTGGATGACTGACGAAAGTAAGTCTTTCGAAAAGTCTGACACCATGATAGAAAAGGTAGTAAATACTATGATGGATTGGATTGGAAAATCACCCCTCGATTCACTTTTTGACTTAGGAAAGTTTATGTACCAAAATGGTAAAGGGCTTGCAATGAAATAG